Genomic window (Leptotrichia sp. oral taxon 212):
AAACTACACTTAATAGAGTGTACCATATAGACCGTGGATACGACAAGCTTGAAGAAAAACTTAACGGTGTCGGTGCTGACATAAGAAGAGTTAAGTTAGATATCTAGTGATAAAAGTAATAGTTTGTATAATAAAAGTCTTAAAAAAACTGCACGAAAATCTTGAACTGTACTGAACTTAAAAAGTTGGCTACAGGACTGGAGGTGCAGTTTTTTAATGGTAAAATTAACAGAAAGCAATAAAATAAAAAGGAGACTGTTTCAACATAAGATTATCTTATAAAACAGTCTCAGATAAAACTAGATTATTAGCATACTGTTCCGCCAACTTCCTTGATATCTTCATTATTTTTAACAATTGCCTCAATAGCTGCAGTAAGACCTTTTACAATTGTATTTAATTCCATTGATGGCATATTTCTTTTATCAACAACCTGCTGAGGTAAAAATGGAATGTGAATAAATCCTGATTTTTTACCTTTATATTTTTTCTCAATAAGATAAAGAACTCCATATAGGACATGATTACATACAAAAGTTCCGGCAGTATAGGAAACAGAAGCAGGAATATTGTTTTTTTGCACATTCTGAACCATAGCCTTGACAGGTAACTTAACAAAATAAGAATTTTCTCCATCAGGAAAAATAGGTTCGTCTATAATCTGATTTCCTTCATTGTCAGGAATACGGAAGTCATCAAGATTGATTCCAACACGTTCAATAGAAATATCAAACCTTCCTCCCGCCTGTCCAATTGAAAGAATAACGTCAGGATTATGTTCATTTATAGCTTTTTCTATTTTTTCCAGAGATTTTTTTCTAACTGTAGGTATTTCCAGTTTAATAATCTCTGCCCCTGCAATATTATCAGGAAGTCTTTTTACTGACTCAATAGCAGGATTTATCGGTTCTCCTCCAAAAGGATCAAACCCTGTAACAAGTATTTTCATAATTTTTCCTTTCTTAGCTGCAATTATTATGCCTTAAATAAGAGCAGCATAAATATAATATGTATAATTAACATTGCAATTCCCATTGGTAACTGTGTTTTAATAATACCATTCTTATCTTTTATTTCAAGAATGGATGCAGGAACAATATTAAAGTTTGCAGCCATAGGTGTCATAAGAGTTCCACAGTAACCTGCAGTCATACCTAATGCCCCAATAGCGGCAGGGTTTCCACCATGTTTTAATATAAATGGAACTCCGATACCGACAGTTATTACTGAAAATGCCGCAAATGCATTTCCCATAATCATAGTGAATAATGCCATACCAACTGCGTAAATAACAATTCCTATAAAAATATTACCTGAAGGTACTACTGATGAAATGCTCTGTGCTATTACCTTTCCAACTCCGGCTTTTGTA
Coding sequences:
- the pcp gene encoding pyroglutamyl-peptidase I — translated: MKILVTGFDPFGGEPINPAIESVKRLPDNIAGAEIIKLEIPTVRKKSLEKIEKAINEHNPDVILSIGQAGGRFDISIERVGINLDDFRIPDNEGNQIIDEPIFPDGENSYFVKLPVKAMVQNVQKNNIPASVSYTAGTFVCNHVLYGVLYLIEKKYKGKKSGFIHIPFLPQQVVDKRNMPSMELNTIVKGLTAAIEAIVKNNEDIKEVGGTVC